Proteins encoded together in one Musa acuminata AAA Group cultivar baxijiao chromosome BXJ3-6, Cavendish_Baxijiao_AAA, whole genome shotgun sequence window:
- the LOC135640362 gene encoding AT-hook motif nuclear-localized protein 25-like encodes MARNETWSESGGGRGSSPYLHHLLYPPPSSAHVQPEESKAPQETKPELCPDNCGGNQQGVLGHVRRPRGRPPGSKNKPKPPVIVTSDSPNALRANVIEVAQGADVMECVTEYALRRGRGVSVLSGGGAVSYVALRQPGSSLSGETVAALRGRFEILSLTGTVLPPPAPPGAGGLTVFLAGGQGQVLGGTVTGPLVAAGPVVLMAASFANAEYERLPLEVGDEKAAAAAATERGQQHAVSQSSGVTGSRGEEGGGSGGVPFYSLGGSYQFAGDAFGGVRPPF; translated from the coding sequence ATGGCCAGAAACGAAACCTGGAGTGAAAGCGGCGGCGGGAGAGGGTCTTCGCCATACCTCCACCACCTCCTTTATCCACCGCCTTCTTCCGCCCACGTGCAACCGGAAGAATCGAAGGCGCCCCAGGAGACGAAACCCGAGCTTTGCCCTGACAACTGCGGCGGCAACCAACAGGGCGTCTTAGGCCACGTGCGCCGCCCCCGAGGCCGTCCCCCGGGCTCCAAGAACAAGCCGAAGCCCCCTGTCATCGTGACGAGCGACAGCCCCAACGCGCTCCGCGCCAACGTGATCGAGGTCGCCCAAGGAGCCGATGTGATGGAGTGCGTGACGGAGTACGCACTACGGCGGGGCCGCGGGGTGAGCGTCCTGAGCGGAGGCGGCGCCGTCTCGTACGTCGCCCTCCGCCAGCCTGGTTCGTCGCTTTCCGGCGAAACGGTGGCGGCTCTGAGGGGGCGGTTCGAGATCCTGTCGCTCACGGGGACCGTGCTTCCGCCGCCGGCCCCGCCTGGCGCAGGAGGCCTGACTGTGTTCTTGGCCGGAGGCCAAGGGCAGGTGCTGGGAGGCACCGTCACGGGGCCGCTGGTGGCCGCAGGGCCGGTGGTGCTGATGGCAGCGTCCTTCGCTAACGCGGAGTACGAGCGGCTGCCGCTGGAAGTCGGCGACgagaaagcagcagcagcagcagcgactgAGCGGGGGCAGCAACATGCAGTGTCGCAGTCATCCGGAGTTACCGGAAGCCGCGGCGAAGAAGGCGGCGGAAGTGGCGGCGTGCCATTCTATAGCCTGGGAGGGAGCTACCAGTTTGCAGGTGATGCTTTCGGGGGGGTAAGACCACCTTTCTGA
- the LOC135641109 gene encoding probable cellulose synthase A catalytic subunit 5 [UDP-forming], which translates to MLQTHMSYGHQGDINTPYVVHPVPQVPLLTNGEMVDDIPPEQHALVPSFMGGGGKKIHPLPFSDPNLSVHLRSF; encoded by the exons ATGCTGCAGACCCACATGAGTTATGGCCACCAGGGTGACATCAACACGCCTTATGTGGTTCATCCTGTGCCTCAAGTCCCTCTCCTCACCAATGGCGAGATG GTTGATGACATTCCTCCAGAACAGCATGCTCTCGTTCCTTCATTCATGGGTGGTGGAGGGAAAAAGATTCATCCGCTTCCCTTTTCAGATCCCAATCTTTCAG TGCACCTTAGATCCTTCTAA
- the LOC103975143 gene encoding putative disease resistance protein RGA4 gives MAAVDLRHILLDLLPSFDMKERCRELGIQHHLQKIIPDLWAINAVIRDATMGAWTQPDVEMWMADAGAAIADVHNLLDRILEWPGRVTASSNPLLRSFLGIRVAFRLSILQELKEMGLRLKELVLWGSALDLRKEMMDAMDPCDEEYSYVLGDEVVGRDEDRDNIIEILQQNQSSSNNGEPFVIVIHDEWSFRSFPISTGKRTLARMIYHHPWVRQHFHHRIWVDVSFDLSWDQLSIGREFARCITGDSCDHLQSHQAIWLLVNERLGQRRYLLILNDIYYDYIEEGLKDNWDQLKHNLLRVGGIGSTVIITTKYSTIFGSRDYSLAGLSKDAWIKLFMRETFIGSAQDKENTCTINLLLQFAEQQYETLTDKTIYDNIIKGFPLLAKTLGSIFRYTEVSRWQEVAYDLSCHSDVWRPYSNVKHHQHFKLMSLQNLSTKLARLRLYGSLCNLGWSDYSKEDYMLMMIAEDLMLQQSFDVEKMNRLINEIELRFSTLDSDYCMRTRIGQDSIRIPEQCCHLCLVVDSDSNSDATSTFLTALSAGVTKRLRTLILQTEEEMAENDQKCQIKEIPAAMFTNLVHLRILHLSHCRIQQLPNTIAKLVSLRYLNLSYTEIQSLPKYLSNLQNLKILKLAHCEKFQKLPEWIYKLKNLLILKLAYCQKLQMLPESIIALTNLQELDVEGCQSFMKLPEGLAIMKKLTMLNVDKCVSLTRLPHGIGQLTNLQKLSVHATVDSLASVILELQSLVNLKELRLKKLNGLSSVEDTRALKLQDKILLKCFTLCWEWWDMEVALVSDATLLHEQVLEDLQPNRALEKLEIASYMGKKLPSWMACKKENLWHLTEIKLVNLKKCERLPPLGQLPKLETVEISGMDSISAVDDAFYGDGNGNGDIFPRLESLIFSEMPMLERWLKAKGKGDMFPRLLTLILIQCPKFKELHVPLIRSGFSLSLWLNNDKLLSSEFVGWQNLKYVDVLEIMGCEELRCLPQGIKHLKSLYQLEIIRCNNLISLPDWLAELKSLEYVIVQDCAMLSFIPERLKQSPRFHIWIEG, from the coding sequence ATGGCGGCAGTGGATTTGCGGCACATACTCTTGGATTTGCTGCCGTCGTTTGATATGAAGGAGCGATGTCGAGAGCTAGGTATCCAACATCATCTGCAGAAGATTATTCCTGACCTTTGGGCCATCAATGCAGTCATTCGGGACGCGACGATGGGGGCGTGGACGCAGCCGGACGTGGAGATGTGGATGGCGGATGCGGGTGCAGCCATTGCGGACGTCCACAACCTGCTTGACCGGATCTTGGAGTGGCCGGGGAGGGTTACGGCATCGTCGAATCCCTTGTTGCGCTCCTTCCTCGGCATCCGAGTGGCTTTTCGTCTTTCTATTCTGCAGGAGCTCAAGGAGATGGGGCTCAGGTTGAAGGAGCTCGTCCTTTGGGGGTCTGCCTTGGACCTCCGGAAGGAGATGATGGATGCCATGGATCCATGCGATGAAGAGTACTCCTATGTCCTAGGAGATGAAGTGGTGGGAAGAGATGAGGACAGAGATAATATTATAGAGATCCTTCAGCAGAATCAATCATCCAGCAACAACGGTGAGCCCTTCGTCATTGTCATCCATGATGAATGGTCGTTTCGATCATTCCCCATATCCACGGGGAAGAGAACACTGGCTCGGATGATTTACCACCACCCCTGGGTGCGCCAACATTTCCATCATCGAATCTGGGTGGACGTTTCCTTCGACTTATCTTGGGATCAACTAAGCATCGGGAGAGAATTTGCAAGATGTATCACGGGAGACTCGTGCGACCATCTGCAATCACACCAAGCTATCTGGCTACTTGTGAATGAACGGCTCGGCCAAAGAAGATACTTGCTCATTTTGAATGACATATACTATGATTATATCGAAGAGGGGTTGAAAGACAATTGGGATCAACTAAAGCACAACCTGTTGCGTGTGGGTGGAATCGGAAGTACAGTGATCATCACCACCAAATACAGTACAATATTTGGGTCGAGAGACTACTCGTTGGCTGGCCTATCAAAGGATGCTTGGATAAAATTGTtcatgagagagacattcattggATCAGCGCAGGACAAAGAGAACACTTGTACCATAAATTTGCTACTTCAATTTGCGGAGCAACAATACGAAACACTTACGGACAAAACAATTTATGACAACATAATTAAGGGCTTTCCCTTGCTGGCAAAGACGTTGGGCTCAATATTCAGGTACACCGAGGTAAGTCGATGGCAAGAAGTAGCATATGATTTGTCTTGTCACTCAGATGTTTGGCGTCCTTACTCAAATGTTAAACACCATCAGCATTTTAAATTAATGAGCCTCCAAAATCTTTCAACTAAACTTGCACGATTACGACTCTATGGCTCATTGTGCAATTTAGGTTGGTCTGATTATTCAAaggaagattacatgcttatgatgATCGCTGAAGACCTTATGCTACAACAATCATTTGATGTTGAGAAGATGAATCGATTGATCAATGAAATTGAGTTACGATTTTCAACGTTGGATTCAGATTACTGTATGAGGACAAGGATTGGTCAAGATTCAATAAGAATCCCGGAACAATGTTGCCATCTATGTTTAGTTGTCGATTCTGATTCTAATTCTGATGCTACATCGACATTTCTAACCGCCTTATCAGCAGGGGTCACAAAGAGATTAAGAACTTTGATTTTGCAAACGGAGGAAGAGATGGCTGAAAACGATCAAAAGTGTCAGATCAAAGAGATCCCAGCAGCCATGTTTACAAATTTGGTACACTTACGGATATTACATTTATCACATTGTAGGATCCAACAATTACCTAATACAATTGCCAAGTTGGTTAGCCTGAGATACCTCAACCTTTCCTACACCGAGATCCAATCACTTCCTAAATATCTCTCAAACCTTCAAAATTTGAAGATCTTAAAGTTGGCTCATTGTGAAAAATTTCAAAAACTACCCGAATGGATCTACAAACTCAAAAATTTACTGATTTTAAAACTAGCTTACTGTCAGAAGCTTCAGATGCTTCCTGAGTCAATCATCGCTCTTACAAATTTACAAGAGTTAGATGTCGAAGGCTGTCAATCATTCATGAAATTACCTGAAGGTTTGGCTATCATGAAAAAATTGACAATGTTAAATGTTGACAAATGTGTATCCTTGACTCGATTGCCCCATGGAATAGGACAATTGACTAACCTCCAAAAGTTATCAGTGCATGCTACAGTTGATAGCCTTGCAAGTGTCATCCTAGAGTTGCAGAGTTTAGTAAATCTTAAAGAACTTCGTCTGAAAAAACTTAATGGACTATCAAGCGTGGAAGATACTCGAGCCTTAAAGCTCCAGGATAAAATATTACTCAAGTGTTTCACATTATGTTGGGAGTGGTGGGATATGGAAGTTGCATTAGTTTCTGATGCAACATTATTACATGAGCAGGTATTGGAAGACCTTCAGCCTAACCGAGCTTTAGAGAAATTAGAAATTGCTTCTTATATGGGGAAGAAACTTCCGAGCTGGATGGCGTGCAAAAAAGAAAATCTGTGGCATTTGACAGAGATCAAGCTTGtcaatctaaagaaatgtgaaagGCTACCACCGCTTGGACAACTACCTAAGCTTGAGACTGTTGAGATAAGTGGCATGGAttcaattagtgcagtggatgatGCATTTTACGGTGATGGTAATGGTAATGGTGACATATTTCCTAGATTGGAATCACTCATTTTCTCAGAAATGCCTATGCTGGAGAGATGGCTGAAGGCAAAAGGTAAAGGTGACATGTTCCCGAGGCTTTTGACGTTGATACTAATCCAGTGTCCAAAATTCAAGGAATTGCATGTGCCACTTATAAGAAGTGGATTTTCATTATCACTATGGTTGAATAATGACAAGTTGCTGAGCTCTGAATTTGTAGGTTGGCAGAACCTTAAATATGTCGATGTGTTGGAGATAATGGGGTGTGAAGAGCTGAGGTGCTTACCACAGGGAATCAAGCATCTCAAGTCCCTTTATCAGTTGGAGATTATCCGATGCAACAATTTGATCTCTTTGCCGGATTGGTTGGCAGAACTCAAATCTCTTGAATACGTGATTGTACAAGATTGCGCCATGCTGTCATTCATTCCCGAGAGGCTCAAACAATCGCCCCGTTTTCACATTTGGATTGAAGGCTGA
- the LOC135641108 gene encoding probable cellulose synthase A catalytic subunit 5 [UDP-forming], protein MEASAGLVAGSHNRNELVVIRRDGDMGPKPLQQLSGQICQICGDDVGRTVDGDLFVACNECAFPICRTCYEYERREGNQICPQCKTRFKRLKGCPRVAGDEEEDNIDDLENEFNFVRGEKQDSQYIAEAMLQTHMSYGHQGDINTPYVVHTVPQVPLLTNGEMVDDIPPEQHALIPSFMGGGGKKIHPLPFSDPNLPVHLRSLDPSKDLSTYGYGSVAWKERMENWRQKQEKMHKMRNDGGGKGWNNDNEEPDLPLMDEARQPLSRKLPVPSSQINPYRMIIIIRLVFVGFFFHYRITNPASDAYPLWLISVICEIWFAISWILDQFPKWLPIERETYLDRLSLRYEKEGQPSQLSHIDIFVSTVDPMKEPPLITANTVLSILSVDYPVEKVSCYVSDDGAAMLTFEALSETSEFAKKWAPFCKKFNIEPRAPEWYFQQKIDYLKDKVHPSFIKERRAIKREYEEFKVQINALVAKAQKVPEEGWTMQDGTPWPGNNVRDHPGMIQVFLGQSGGHDVEGNELPRLVYVSREKRPGFNHHKKAGAMNALVRVSAVLTNAPYLLNVDCDHYFNNSKAIREAMCFMMDPLVGKKVCYVQFPQRFDGIDRHDRYANRNIVFFDINMKGLDGIQGPIYVGTGCAFRRQALYGYDAPKSKKPPTRTCNCWPKWCCCGCCCSGRRKKKTAKAKQEKRRNSSRRGDNGAPVLALEGIEDGKQGNENDKQKLMSEQKLEKKFGQSPVFVASTLLENGGTLKGATPASLLKEAIHVISCGYEDKTDWGKEIGWIYGSVTEDILTGFKMHCHGWRSIYCIPGRPAFKGSAPLNLSDRLHQVLRWALGSVEIFLSKHCPLWYGYGGGLKWLERLSYINATVYPWTSIPLLAYCTLPAVCLLTGKFITPELSNVASLWFLSLFICIFATSILEMRWSGVGIDDWWRNEQFWVIGGVSSHLFAVFQGLLKVLAGIDTNFTVTTKAGDDEEFSELYTFKWTTLLIPPTTLLIVNFIGVVAGVSNAINNGYESWGPLFGKLFFSFWVIVHLYPFLKGLVGRQNRTPTIVIVWSILLASIFSLLWVRIDPFLPKSDGPLLEECGLDCN, encoded by the exons ATGGAGGCGAGCGCAGGTCTGGTCGCCGGCTCCCACAACCGGAACGAACTCGTGGTCATCCGCCGCGACGGTGATATGGGG CCGAAGCCGCTGCAGCAGCTGAGCGGGCAAATCTGCCAGATCTGCGGCGACGACGTCGGCCGCACAGTCGACGGGGATCTCTTCGTCGCCTGCAACGAGTGCGCCTTCCCCATTTGCAGGACTTGCTACGAGTACGAGCGCCGGGAGGGCAACCAGATTTGCCCCCAGTGCAAGACCAGGTTCAAGCGGCTCAAGG GGTGTCCTCGTGTGGCTGGTGATGAAGAAGAGGATAACATTGATGATCTTGAGAATGAATTCAACTTCGTCAGGGGAGAAAAGCAGGACTCACAGTACATAGCTGAGGCCATGCTGCAGACCCACATGAGTTATGGCCACCAGGGTGACATCAACACGCCTTATGTGGTTCATACTGTGCCTCAAGTCCCTCTCCTCACCAATGGCGAGATG GTTGATGACATTCCTCCAGAACAGCATGCTCTCATTCCTTCATTCATGGGTGGTGGAGGGAAAAAGATTCATCCGCTTCCCTTTTCAGATCCCAATCTTCCAG TGCACCTTAGATCCTTGGATCCTTCTAAGGATCTCTCGACGTACGGATATGGGAGCGTGGCTTGGAAGGAGCGGATGGAGAATTGGAGGCAGAAGCAAGAGAAAATGCACAAGATGAGGAATGATGGTGGTGGTAAAGGTTGGAATAATGATAATGAGGAACCTGATTTACCACT AATGGATGAAGCAAGACAACCATTGTCAAGAAAGCTGCCAGTTCCTTCTAGCCAAATAAATCCGTACAGAATGATCATCATAATTCGTCTTGTATTTGTTGGGTTCTTCTTCCATTACCGTATCACCAACCCTGCATCTGATGCATATCCATTGTGGCTTATATCCGTCATCTGTGAAATCTGGTTTGCTATTTCATGGATTCTTGATCAGTTTCCCAAGTGGCTTCCAATTGAAAGGGAAACCTATCTTGATAGGTTGTCATTAAG GTATGAAAAAGAAGGGCAACCTTCTCAACTATCTCATATAGACATATTTGTGAGTACAGTTGATCCAATGAAGGAACCCCCTTTAATCACTGCAAACACTGTTCTCTCAATTCTATCTGTAGATTATCCTGTAGAAAAAGTATCCTGCTATGTTTCTGATGATGGTGCTGCTAtgctgacatttgaagcattatcAGAAACATCTGAATTTGCAAAGAAATGGGCTCCTTTCTGTAAGAAATTCAATATTGAGCCTCGTGCACCTGAATGGTATTTTCAGCAGAAGATAGATTATCTAAAGGATAAGGTCCATCCTTCATTTATCAAGGAACGAAGAGCAATCAAG AGAGAATATGAGGAATTTAAGGTACAAATAAATGCACTGGTTGCAAAAGCACAAAAGGTACCAGAAGAAGGTTGGACAATGCAGGATGGAACACCATGGCCTGGAAATAATGTCCGTGACCATCCAGGCATGATTCAG GTCTTTTTGGGGCAAAGTGGTGGGCATGATGTGGAAGGGAATGAACTACCACGCTTGGTTTATGTCTCTAGAGAAAAGAGGCCAGGTTTTAATCATCACAAAAAGGCTGGCGCTATGAATGCTTTG GTTAGAGTCTCTGCTGTACTTACAAATGCACCTTATTTGTTGAACGTGGACTGTGATCACTACTTCAACAATAGCAAGGCAATACGAGAGGCAATGTGCTTCATGATGGATCCACTTGTAGGAAAAAAAGTGTGCTATGTGCAGTTCCCCCAGCGGTTTGATGGTATTGATCGACATGATCGCTATGCTAATCGGAACATAGTGTTTTTCGAT ATCAATATGAAAGGTTTGGATGGGATTCAAGGACCCATTTATGTCGGCACTGGATGTGCATTTAGAAGACAGGCACTTTATGGATATGATGCTCCAAAGTCAAAGAAGCCACCAACGAGGACTTGCAATTGCTGGCCTAAGTGGTGCTGCTGTGGATGCTGTTGTTCTggcagaaggaagaagaaaacagCAAAAGCTAAAcaggaaaagagaaggaatagttCTAGGAGAGGCGATAATGGAGCACCAGTGCTTGCGCTGGAGGGAATTGAAGATGGCAAGCAAG GAAATGAGAATGACAAACAAAAGCTGATGTCTGAACAGAAGCTAGAAAAGAAATTTGGACAGTCTCCTGTTTTTGTGGCATCTACTCTCCTCGAGAATGGTGGAACACTAAAAGGTGCTACTCCGGCATCATTATTGAAGGAAGCAATTCATGTTATTAGCTGTGGTTATGAAGATAAGACGGACTGGGGAAAAGAG ATTGGATGGATCTACGGCTCAGTGACGGAAGATATATTAACAGGATTTAAAATGCATTGCCATGGGTGGAGATCTATATACTGCATACCAGGAAGACCTGCATTCAAAGGTTCCGCACCTCTGAATCTTTCAGATCGTCTCCACCAGGTCCTTAGGTGGGCTCTTGGGTCTGTGGAAATTTTCTTAAGCAAACACTGTCCTCTTTGGTATGGATACGGAGGTGGGCTTAAATGGTTGGAACGGCTTTCGTACATTAATGCTACTGTTTATCCATGGACATCAATTCCTCTTTTGGCCTACTGCACCTTGCCTGCTGTTTGCTTGCTAACTGGAAAATTCATCACCCCAGAG CTTAGCAATGTGGCAAGTCTTTGGTTCCTGTCACTTTTCATTTGTATCTTTGCAACGAGCATCCTGGAAATGAGATGGAGTGGTGTTGGCATTGATGACTGGTGGAGGAATGAGCAATTTTGGGTCATCGGAGGTGTTTCCTCACATCTTTTTGCGGTGTTTCAGGGGCTTTTAAAGGTCCTTGCAGGTATAGACACCAATTTCACAGTGACAACAAAGGCAGGTGATGATGAAGAGTTCTCTGAGTTGTACACATTCAAATGGACCACTTTGCTCATTCCTCCTACAACTTTGCTTATCGTGAACTTCATCGGCGTGGTAGCTGGTGTCTCTAATGCAATAAACAACGGATATGAATCCTGGGGACCTCTGTTTGGGAAACTCTTTTTCTCCTTCTGGGTGATCGTTCACCTGTATCCTTTCCTCAAAGGTCTTGTTGGTCGGCAGAACCGGACACCTACAATTGTTATCGTCTGGTCCATTCTCCTTGCTTCAATTTTCTCTCTGCTGTGGGTACGGATTGATCCATTCCTTCCAAAATCAGATGGCCCTCTTCTGGAGGAGTGTGGATTAGACTGCAATTGA
- the LOC103971026 gene encoding uncharacterized protein LOC103971026, protein MPPKSEQATAAGAGASQPSDQGSMDPFLHLLRILPYSFLRPPRTRLKLPSSLALPSPMTVFSLVLLTYFAVVSGLVYDVIVEPPGIGSTQDHFTGTVRPVVFLPGRVNGQYIIEGLSSGFMFVLGGVGLILMDLALDRNRARSVRISFASFGISAVVIAYLMSMLFIRIKIPAYLT, encoded by the coding sequence ATGCCGCCCAAATCGGAGCAAGCCACCGCTGCCGGCGCGGGTGCCTCCCAACCCTCGGACCAGGGTTCGATGGATCCCTTCCTCCACCTCCTCAGGATCCTCCCTTACAGCTTCCTCCGCCCGCCGCGCACCCGCCTGAAGCTTCCCTCCTCCCTGGCCCTCCCCTCCCCGATGACCGTCTTCTCCCTCGTCCTCCTCACCTACTTCGCCGTGGTCTCCGGGCTTGTCTACGACGTCATCGTCGAGCCCCCCGGCATCGGCAGCACCCAGGACCACTTCACCGGCACCGTCCGCCCCGTCGTCTTCCTCCCCGGCCGCGTCAACGGCCAGTACATCATCGAGGGCCTCTCCTCCGGATTCATGTTTGTGCTTGGCGGCGTCGGCCTGATCCTGATGGACCTTGCTCTCGACCGCAACCGCGCCCGCAGCGTCCGCATCTCCTTCGCGTCCTTCGGGATCTCCGCTGTGGTCATCGCCTACCTCATGAGCATGCTCTTCATCCGCATCAAGATCCCCGCGTACCTCACATGA
- the LOC135640033 gene encoding transcription factor bHLH144-like, whose product MKRNTRYFGGKKAPSEDAYDSTAGAPVAGHEPHGFPGPLNNIQFQPSETCPKNMVIFDQTHQQSRVMFHPWLAHKLGSPSFDAYGANAHEAGKSGYGNDEEEAEDIDALLSSEEGEEDEVVSTGRSPSKKEKMKKMVKTLKGIVPGGDGMDTPAVLDEAVKYLKSLKVEVKKMGMKHN is encoded by the coding sequence ATGAAGAGGAACACGAGATACTTTGGTGGAAAGAAGGCTCCTTCGGAGGATGCATATGACTCCACTGCAGGTGCGCCTGTTGCAGGGCACGAGCCCCATGGATTCCCTGGGCCGCTCAACAACATCCAGTTCCAGCCGTCGGAGACGTGCCCCAAGAACATGGTCATCTTCGACCAGACACATCAGCAGAGCCGGGTCATGTTCCACCCTTGGCTGGCCCACAAGCTTGGCTCGCCCAGCTTCGATGCCTACGGAGCTAACGCCCACGAGGCCGGCAAGAGCGGGTACGGCAAcgacgaggaggaggcggaggacatCGACGCATTGCTGAGTTccgaagaaggtgaggaagatgaggtggTCAGCACGGGGAGGTCGCCGTCCAAAaaggagaagatgaagaagatggtAAAGACGCTGAAGGGAATCGTGCCCGGCGGCGACGGCATGGACACACCTGCTGTGCTTGACGAAGCCGTGAAGTACCTGAAATCTCTCAAGGTCGAGGTGAAGAAGATGGGGATGAAGCACAACTGA